A window of the Lactuca sativa cultivar Salinas chromosome 7, Lsat_Salinas_v11, whole genome shotgun sequence genome harbors these coding sequences:
- the LOC111889293 gene encoding uncharacterized protein LOC111889293 isoform X1, which yields MESPSNHPPPPPPPPPPPPPPPSSSSFDASSRSQIQDYEYLYALNANVSNFISVKLSSEHNYRLWEKQMCCLLKSYNVHAIVYEPGALSPDLKNRFDSLVKGWIFGSISKELLDIVVDLDSAKDVWNKLSYFYDPTIISPQKAETETETEDQDEDEDEVPIKRTTEETEDTAVSTSMKTKIKGKVANYKKKIMGQILPRQLTERKGEDQKTENKREEDPKTEAKKILRNKNLRQAITEGSWGEVESIIKEDKNVIKEAINSDGNTMLHIAVGIGHNSFVNEMLSFLKGEDLPTMKNDDGSTALHIAAIVGNTRGADLLMRKEKRLLEISDNRGETPLDKAYENMHLDTIEYLLKAANEYEKTKKKSSRLGVTKGVDLLVNAVSAKEYDLATYLINKYPKFAVENDHVLMAIAKTFPSELDYWETLIYPSPQDNYERIVKRAKDLFYVLVEFYDVLMEIIWGMPDNIIMNILQLVALILIMVPLLALFWILNFILLLVTMVYFTFSMYYFSLWKFSKRLVAPIKHIEKKKKEWEEAKEVLKLVCAKIDKLELPDTDHPRLYARPVLEAARQDAYEVVDEILMRSPGAIRYKDKSGYDIIQLAVIHRSEKIYNLIDILGERKSVYRMMEDSSKNNMLHLVGRLAPSHKLKLRTGAALQLQRELQWREEVAQLVFPAYITKENIFMETPDMVFTKEHENLVKEGEKWMKTVAESCSITAALITTIVFAAAITVPGGSKQDTGIPVFTKDITFTIFAVSDAISLFASTTALLMFQSILTGRFSEQDFLVSLPRRLIIGLCALMISTTAMTVAFSTTLFLVFCHKKLWMLAPIGVLAFLPISSFATLQIPLIVDLFRSTYGHIFEKQTNKNSHRFNPDDIRLFFGK from the exons ATGGAAAGCCCATCAAatcatcctcctcctcctcctccacctcctcctcctcctcctcctcctccttcttcttcttcttttgatgCTTCTTCACGATCACAAATACAAGACTACGAGTACTTATATGCATTAAATGCAAATGTTTCTAACTTCATTTCTGTGAAACTTTCCAGTGAGCACAATTACCGTCTATGGGAGAAGCAGATGTGTTGCCTCCTGAAGAGTTACAATGTGCACGCCATTGTATATGAACCAGGAGCTTTGAGCCCAGACCTCAAGAACCGATTTGACAGCCTTGTAAAAGGATGGATTTTCGGTTCAATTAGCAAAGAGCTACTTGACATTGTTGTCGATCTTGATTCAGCCAAAGATGTTTGGAACAAACTAAGTTACTTCTATGATCCCACTATAATAAGTCCTCAAAAAG CAGAAACAGAAACAGAGActgaagatcaagatgaagatgaagacgaggTTCCCATAAAAAGAACAACAGAAGAAACAGAAGACACAGCAGTGTCGACATCTATGAAAACGAAAATCAAGGGCAAAGTAGCAAACTATAAAAAGAAGATAATGGGTCAGATTTTACCGAGGCAATTAACAGAAAGAAAAGGTGAAGACCAAAAAACAGAAAACAAACGTGAAGAAGACCCAAAAACAGAAGCCAAAAAGATCCTACGCAACAAAAATTTACGTCAAGCTATTACGGAAGGGAGTTGGGGTGAAGTGGAATCCATAATAAAAGAAGACAAGAACGTAATCAAAGAGGCAATCAACAGTGATGGAAACACGATGCTTCATATAGCAGTTGGGATCGGTCACAACTCTTTTGTCAATGAGATGTTATCATTCCTGAAAGGTGAAGATTTACCTACCATGAAAAATGATGATGGAAGCACAGCCCTTCACATCGCTGCAATCGTTGGTAACACACGTGGGGCAGATCTCTTAATGAGAAAAGAAAAACGTTTGTTGGAAATATCAGACAATAGAGGTGAAACACCTTTGGATAAAGCATATGAAAATATGCATCTTGATACCATTGAATACTTGTTGAAAGCCGCCAACGAATATGAAAAAACTAAGAAAAAGTCATCTCGTTTAGGTGTAACAAAAGGCGTCGACCTTCTTGTTAACGCTGTTTCTGCAAAGGAATATG ATTTAGCAACGTATTTAATCAATAAGTATCCTAAATTTGCTGTGGAGAACGATCATGTCCTGATGGCAATAGCTAAGACCTTTCCAAGTGAGCTAGACTATTGGGAAACACTTATATATCCAA GTCCGCAGGATAATTATGAAAGGATAGTCAAGAGAGCTAAGGATTTGTTTTATGTATTAGTAGAATTCTACGATGTCCTAATGGAAATCATCTGGGGTATGCCTgacaacattattatgaatattttGCAACTGGTAGCACTGATCTTAATAATGG TTCCATTATTGGCGCTATTTTGGATCTTAAACTTTATTCTCCTACTCGTGACGATGGTTTATTTTACATTCTCTATGTATTATTTTTCGTTGTGGAAGTTTTCAAAAAGACTAG TTGCACCCATTAAGCATATCGAGAAGAAAAAGAAGGAATGGGAAGAAGCAAAAGAAGTTCTAAAACTGGTATGCGCTAAAATAGACAAGTTAGAGCTCCCTGATACAGATCATCCTCGCTTATACGCCAGACCAGTTCTTGAAGCAGCACGTCAAGATGCTTATGAGGTTGTTGATGAGATTTTAATGAGATCGCCCGGAGCAATTCGATACAAAGATAAAAGTGGGTATGACATCATCCAGTTAGCGGTAATACATCGTTCAGAAAAAATCTACAACCTTATCGATATCCTTGGGGAGCGAAAGAGTGTTTATAGAATGATGGAAGATTCTTCTAAGAACAATATGTTGCACTTGGTTGGAAGATTAGCTCCTTCCCATAAACTAAAACTTAGAACTGGTGCAGCGTTACAACTACAAAGAGAGCTTCAATGGCGTGAG GAAGTGGCGCAACTCGTTTTTCCAGCATACATTACCAAAGAAAACATTTTTATGGAGACACCAGATATGGTATTCACTAAGGAACACGAAAATTTGGTGAAGGAAGGAGAGAAGTGGATGAAAACAGTAGCAGAATCATGCAGCATCACTGCAGCACTGATTACCACAATCGTATTTGCAGCAGCAATCACAGTACCAGGTGGAAGCAAGCAAGACACAGGCATCCCTGTGTTTACAAAAGACATTACCTTCACGATCTTTGCTGTATCAGATGCAATCTCACTATTTGCATCCACTACAGCATTACTAATGTTCCAGTCCATCCTCACAGGACGTTTTTCTGAGCAAGATTTTTTGGTCAGTTTACCAAGACGATTGATTATTGGCCTTTGCGCCTTAATGATATCAACAACTGCCATGACTGTGGCCTTCAGCACGACCTTGTTCCTTGTATTTTGTCATAAAAAGCTATGGATGCTTGCTCCGATAGGTGTATTAGCTTTCCTCCCGATTTCATCTTTTGCTACTCTTCAAATCCCCCTGATTGTAGATCTCTTTCGGTCTACATACGGGCACATCTTCGAAAAGCAAACCAACAAAAACAGCCATAGATTTAATCCTGATGACATCCGCCTGTTTTTTGGCAAGTGA
- the LOC111889293 gene encoding uncharacterized protein LOC111889293 isoform X2, protein MESPSNHPPPPPPPPPPPPPPPSSSSFDASSRSQIQDYEYLYALNANVSNFISVKLSSEHNYRLWEKQMCCLLKSYNVHAIVYEPGALSPDLKNRFDSLVKGWIFGSISKELLDIVVDLDSAKDVWNKLSYFYDPTIISPQKETETETEDQDEDEDEVPIKRTTEETEDTAVSTSMKTKIKGKVANYKKKIMGQILPRQLTERKGEDQKTENKREEDPKTEAKKILRNKNLRQAITEGSWGEVESIIKEDKNVIKEAINSDGNTMLHIAVGIGHNSFVNEMLSFLKGEDLPTMKNDDGSTALHIAAIVGNTRGADLLMRKEKRLLEISDNRGETPLDKAYENMHLDTIEYLLKAANEYEKTKKKSSRLGVTKGVDLLVNAVSAKEYDLATYLINKYPKFAVENDHVLMAIAKTFPSELDYWETLIYPSPQDNYERIVKRAKDLFYVLVEFYDVLMEIIWGMPDNIIMNILQLVALILIMVPLLALFWILNFILLLVTMVYFTFSMYYFSLWKFSKRLVAPIKHIEKKKKEWEEAKEVLKLVCAKIDKLELPDTDHPRLYARPVLEAARQDAYEVVDEILMRSPGAIRYKDKSGYDIIQLAVIHRSEKIYNLIDILGERKSVYRMMEDSSKNNMLHLVGRLAPSHKLKLRTGAALQLQRELQWREEVAQLVFPAYITKENIFMETPDMVFTKEHENLVKEGEKWMKTVAESCSITAALITTIVFAAAITVPGGSKQDTGIPVFTKDITFTIFAVSDAISLFASTTALLMFQSILTGRFSEQDFLVSLPRRLIIGLCALMISTTAMTVAFSTTLFLVFCHKKLWMLAPIGVLAFLPISSFATLQIPLIVDLFRSTYGHIFEKQTNKNSHRFNPDDIRLFFGK, encoded by the exons ATGGAAAGCCCATCAAatcatcctcctcctcctcctccacctcctcctcctcctcctcctcctccttcttcttcttcttttgatgCTTCTTCACGATCACAAATACAAGACTACGAGTACTTATATGCATTAAATGCAAATGTTTCTAACTTCATTTCTGTGAAACTTTCCAGTGAGCACAATTACCGTCTATGGGAGAAGCAGATGTGTTGCCTCCTGAAGAGTTACAATGTGCACGCCATTGTATATGAACCAGGAGCTTTGAGCCCAGACCTCAAGAACCGATTTGACAGCCTTGTAAAAGGATGGATTTTCGGTTCAATTAGCAAAGAGCTACTTGACATTGTTGTCGATCTTGATTCAGCCAAAGATGTTTGGAACAAACTAAGTTACTTCTATGATCCCACTATAATAAGTCCTCAAAAAG AAACAGAAACAGAGActgaagatcaagatgaagatgaagacgaggTTCCCATAAAAAGAACAACAGAAGAAACAGAAGACACAGCAGTGTCGACATCTATGAAAACGAAAATCAAGGGCAAAGTAGCAAACTATAAAAAGAAGATAATGGGTCAGATTTTACCGAGGCAATTAACAGAAAGAAAAGGTGAAGACCAAAAAACAGAAAACAAACGTGAAGAAGACCCAAAAACAGAAGCCAAAAAGATCCTACGCAACAAAAATTTACGTCAAGCTATTACGGAAGGGAGTTGGGGTGAAGTGGAATCCATAATAAAAGAAGACAAGAACGTAATCAAAGAGGCAATCAACAGTGATGGAAACACGATGCTTCATATAGCAGTTGGGATCGGTCACAACTCTTTTGTCAATGAGATGTTATCATTCCTGAAAGGTGAAGATTTACCTACCATGAAAAATGATGATGGAAGCACAGCCCTTCACATCGCTGCAATCGTTGGTAACACACGTGGGGCAGATCTCTTAATGAGAAAAGAAAAACGTTTGTTGGAAATATCAGACAATAGAGGTGAAACACCTTTGGATAAAGCATATGAAAATATGCATCTTGATACCATTGAATACTTGTTGAAAGCCGCCAACGAATATGAAAAAACTAAGAAAAAGTCATCTCGTTTAGGTGTAACAAAAGGCGTCGACCTTCTTGTTAACGCTGTTTCTGCAAAGGAATATG ATTTAGCAACGTATTTAATCAATAAGTATCCTAAATTTGCTGTGGAGAACGATCATGTCCTGATGGCAATAGCTAAGACCTTTCCAAGTGAGCTAGACTATTGGGAAACACTTATATATCCAA GTCCGCAGGATAATTATGAAAGGATAGTCAAGAGAGCTAAGGATTTGTTTTATGTATTAGTAGAATTCTACGATGTCCTAATGGAAATCATCTGGGGTATGCCTgacaacattattatgaatattttGCAACTGGTAGCACTGATCTTAATAATGG TTCCATTATTGGCGCTATTTTGGATCTTAAACTTTATTCTCCTACTCGTGACGATGGTTTATTTTACATTCTCTATGTATTATTTTTCGTTGTGGAAGTTTTCAAAAAGACTAG TTGCACCCATTAAGCATATCGAGAAGAAAAAGAAGGAATGGGAAGAAGCAAAAGAAGTTCTAAAACTGGTATGCGCTAAAATAGACAAGTTAGAGCTCCCTGATACAGATCATCCTCGCTTATACGCCAGACCAGTTCTTGAAGCAGCACGTCAAGATGCTTATGAGGTTGTTGATGAGATTTTAATGAGATCGCCCGGAGCAATTCGATACAAAGATAAAAGTGGGTATGACATCATCCAGTTAGCGGTAATACATCGTTCAGAAAAAATCTACAACCTTATCGATATCCTTGGGGAGCGAAAGAGTGTTTATAGAATGATGGAAGATTCTTCTAAGAACAATATGTTGCACTTGGTTGGAAGATTAGCTCCTTCCCATAAACTAAAACTTAGAACTGGTGCAGCGTTACAACTACAAAGAGAGCTTCAATGGCGTGAG GAAGTGGCGCAACTCGTTTTTCCAGCATACATTACCAAAGAAAACATTTTTATGGAGACACCAGATATGGTATTCACTAAGGAACACGAAAATTTGGTGAAGGAAGGAGAGAAGTGGATGAAAACAGTAGCAGAATCATGCAGCATCACTGCAGCACTGATTACCACAATCGTATTTGCAGCAGCAATCACAGTACCAGGTGGAAGCAAGCAAGACACAGGCATCCCTGTGTTTACAAAAGACATTACCTTCACGATCTTTGCTGTATCAGATGCAATCTCACTATTTGCATCCACTACAGCATTACTAATGTTCCAGTCCATCCTCACAGGACGTTTTTCTGAGCAAGATTTTTTGGTCAGTTTACCAAGACGATTGATTATTGGCCTTTGCGCCTTAATGATATCAACAACTGCCATGACTGTGGCCTTCAGCACGACCTTGTTCCTTGTATTTTGTCATAAAAAGCTATGGATGCTTGCTCCGATAGGTGTATTAGCTTTCCTCCCGATTTCATCTTTTGCTACTCTTCAAATCCCCCTGATTGTAGATCTCTTTCGGTCTACATACGGGCACATCTTCGAAAAGCAAACCAACAAAAACAGCCATAGATTTAATCCTGATGACATCCGCCTGTTTTTTGGCAAGTGA